In Paracoccus aminophilus JCM 7686, a single window of DNA contains:
- the mutM gene encoding bifunctional DNA-formamidopyrimidine glycosylase/DNA-(apurinic or apyrimidinic site) lyase, with protein MPELPEVETVRRGLLPHLEGRIITRAEARRPDLRRPLPPDLVQVLTGARVLTLRRRSKYLLADLQDRGTLLVHLGMSGRMVVEGRGMADVHRDHAILARHDHVVFENDLGTTITFNDARRFGMVDLIRPGAEEALFAGLGPEPLTDEFTGAVLAAALSGRSTPIKAALLDQRIVAGLGNIYVSESLYRAGIDPRTLSGALKAPQVAALVGHIKDVLTEAIAAGGSSLRDHRQATGELGYFQHAFRVYGREGEPCPTPGCTGVIARITQSGRSSFFCPICQR; from the coding sequence ATGCCAGAACTGCCAGAGGTCGAAACCGTCCGTCGCGGGCTTCTGCCCCATCTTGAGGGACGCATCATCACCCGCGCCGAGGCCCGCCGCCCCGACCTGCGCCGCCCCCTGCCCCCGGATCTGGTGCAGGTGCTGACAGGTGCGCGGGTGCTGACGCTGCGGCGGCGCTCGAAATATCTGCTCGCCGATCTGCAAGACCGCGGCACGTTGCTGGTCCATCTGGGCATGTCGGGCCGCATGGTGGTCGAGGGGCGCGGCATGGCCGATGTCCACCGCGATCATGCGATCCTCGCGCGTCACGATCATGTCGTCTTTGAAAACGACCTCGGCACCACCATCACCTTCAATGATGCGCGTCGATTCGGCATGGTCGATCTGATCCGCCCCGGCGCGGAAGAGGCGCTGTTCGCAGGTCTCGGCCCCGAGCCTTTGACCGACGAATTCACCGGCGCGGTTCTGGCTGCTGCGCTTTCGGGGCGCTCGACCCCGATCAAGGCGGCGCTTCTGGATCAGCGTATCGTGGCGGGGTTGGGCAATATCTATGTCTCCGAATCGCTCTATCGCGCCGGGATCGACCCGCGCACCCTGTCGGGCGCGCTCAAGGCCCCGCAGGTCGCGGCGCTGGTCGGCCATATCAAGGATGTGCTGACCGAGGCGATTGCGGCAGGCGGCTCGTCCTTGCGCGATCACCGGCAGGCGACGGGCGAGCTTGGCTATTTCCAGCACGCCTTCCGCGTCTATGGCCGCGAGGGCGAGCCCTGCCCGACCCCCGGCTGTACCGGCGTGATCGCACGCATCACCCAGTCCGGCCGGTCCAGCTTTTTCTGCCCGATTTGCCAGCGCTAG
- the ubiE gene encoding bifunctional demethylmenaquinone methyltransferase/2-methoxy-6-polyprenyl-1,4-benzoquinol methylase UbiE, whose amino-acid sequence MTKNDRENDRKETHFGFRTVAEEDKAGLVHGVFSSVASRYDVMNDAMSMGIHRLWKTALMDWLAPRDGQKLLDVAGGTGDIAFRFLQRAPGASVTVCDMTESMLVEGRKRAEAGRLADRLSWVTGDAMALPFPDNSFDRYTISFGIRNVTRIPDALKEAYRVLRPGGRLVVLEFSQMPVPALQWAYDRYSFNVIPEMGRMIAGDRESYQYLVESIRKFPDQDTFATMIREAGFGRVQWRNLSMGIAALHSGWKL is encoded by the coding sequence ATGACCAAGAACGACCGCGAGAATGACCGCAAGGAAACCCATTTCGGTTTTCGCACCGTCGCCGAGGAAGACAAGGCCGGGCTGGTCCATGGCGTCTTCTCCAGCGTAGCCTCGCGCTATGATGTGATGAATGATGCGATGAGCATGGGCATTCATCGGCTGTGGAAGACCGCGCTGATGGATTGGCTGGCCCCGCGCGACGGCCAGAAACTGCTCGATGTCGCGGGTGGCACCGGCGATATTGCCTTCCGCTTCCTGCAACGCGCGCCCGGTGCCAGCGTCACCGTCTGCGATATGACCGAGAGCATGTTGGTCGAGGGCCGCAAACGCGCCGAGGCCGGGCGGCTCGCCGATCGGCTGTCTTGGGTCACGGGCGATGCGATGGCTCTGCCGTTCCCCGACAACAGCTTTGACCGCTACACGATCAGCTTTGGCATCCGCAACGTCACCCGGATCCCGGATGCGCTGAAGGAAGCCTACCGCGTCTTGCGGCCCGGCGGGCGGCTCGTCGTGCTCGAATTCAGCCAGATGCCGGTTCCGGCCTTGCAATGGGCCTATGATCGCTATTCCTTCAACGTCATCCCCGAGATGGGTCGGATGATCGCGGGCGACCGCGAGAGCTATCAATATCTCGTCGAATCGATCCGCAAATTTCCCGATCAGGACACGTTCGCCACGATGATCCGCGAGGCCGGTTTCGGGCGCGTGCAATGGCGCAACCTCTCGATGGGGATCGCCGCGCTGCACAGCGGCTGGAAGCTCTGA
- a CDS encoding enoyl-CoA hydratase yields MAYQTLTVEIDDYVALIRLNRPEALNALNSELLTELGSAMEEAERNEKVRCIVLTGSEKAFAAGADIKEMSTKSYGEVFTSDLFGAEIAKILRTRKPIIAAVSGYCLGGGCELAMACDFIICTDTAKFGQPEINLGVIPGIGGSQRLTRFIGKSKAMDMILTGRFMDSAEAERSGLVSRVVPAPKLIPEVLAIAKKISEKSILSVMVAKECVNRAYETTLSEGILFERRSFAALFATEDQKEGMAAFLEKRQPQFRDK; encoded by the coding sequence ATGGCATACCAGACCCTGACGGTCGAGATCGACGACTATGTCGCCCTGATCCGGCTCAACCGCCCCGAGGCGCTCAATGCGCTGAACTCCGAACTGCTGACCGAGCTCGGCTCAGCGATGGAGGAAGCCGAGCGCAATGAAAAGGTGCGGTGCATCGTTCTGACCGGCTCGGAAAAAGCCTTTGCCGCGGGTGCCGACATCAAGGAGATGTCGACGAAATCTTATGGCGAGGTCTTCACCTCGGATCTCTTTGGCGCCGAGATTGCCAAGATCCTGCGCACGCGCAAGCCGATCATCGCAGCGGTCTCGGGCTATTGCCTCGGCGGCGGCTGCGAACTGGCCATGGCCTGCGATTTCATCATCTGCACCGATACGGCGAAATTCGGCCAGCCCGAGATCAATCTCGGGGTGATTCCCGGCATCGGCGGCTCGCAGCGCCTGACGCGGTTCATCGGCAAATCCAAGGCGATGGACATGATCCTGACCGGCCGCTTCATGGATTCGGCCGAAGCCGAGCGCTCGGGACTGGTCAGCCGCGTCGTGCCTGCGCCCAAGCTGATTCCCGAGGTTCTCGCCATCGCCAAGAAGATCTCTGAAAAGTCGATCCTCTCGGTCATGGTCGCCAAGGAATGCGTCAACCGCGCCTATGAAACCACGCTCTCCGAGGGGATTCTCTTCGAGCGCCGCTCGTTTGCCGCGCTCTTTGCCACCGAGGACCAGAAAGAGGGCATGGCCGCCTTCCTCGAGAAGCGCCAGCCGCAATTCCGCGACAAATAG
- the dnaN gene encoding DNA polymerase III subunit beta: protein MKFSIERAILVKAVSQAQSVVERRNTIPILANVLIETTEDGVSFRATDLDTEVVDRAPAQVERPGATTVSAGMLNDIARKLPDGALVSISLESATGRLSVQAGRSSFSLATLPKEDFPVMSTTEYTANFKAPAPTLRRLFDKSKFAISNEETRYYLNGVYMHVAQTETGPALRCVATDGHRLARIDAALPEGAEALPGVIVPRKTVNELRKLLDDDEAEIAVSVSETKVRFATPTLTLTSKVIDGTFPDYTRVIPSGNTRKLEVDAGDFAKAVDRVATVSSERSRAVKLALDEDRLVLSVNAPDSGAAEEELSVAYADEPLEIGFNAKYLHEIASQIERENAVFLFNGSGDAALIREGGDTSAVYVVMPMRV, encoded by the coding sequence ATGAAATTCTCGATCGAGCGCGCCATTCTTGTGAAAGCCGTCTCGCAGGCGCAATCCGTTGTCGAGCGACGCAATACGATCCCGATCCTTGCCAACGTCCTGATCGAGACGACCGAGGATGGCGTCAGCTTCCGCGCGACCGACCTTGACACCGAGGTCGTCGATCGCGCGCCCGCGCAGGTCGAGCGCCCCGGCGCGACCACGGTTTCGGCGGGGATGCTCAATGACATCGCGCGCAAACTGCCCGATGGCGCGCTGGTCTCGATCAGCCTCGAAAGCGCCACGGGGCGTCTTTCGGTGCAGGCCGGACGGTCGAGCTTCAGCCTCGCGACCTTGCCCAAGGAAGATTTCCCGGTGATGTCGACAACCGAATATACCGCGAATTTCAAGGCCCCCGCGCCGACGCTGCGCCGGCTCTTCGACAAGTCGAAATTCGCGATCTCGAATGAAGAGACCCGTTATTACCTGAACGGCGTCTATATGCATGTCGCCCAGACCGAAACCGGCCCGGCTTTGCGCTGCGTCGCGACCGACGGTCACCGTCTGGCCCGGATCGACGCGGCTCTGCCCGAAGGGGCCGAGGCTTTGCCGGGCGTGATTGTGCCGCGCAAGACCGTGAATGAACTGCGCAAGCTTCTCGACGATGACGAGGCGGAAATCGCGGTTTCGGTCAGCGAAACCAAAGTGCGCTTTGCCACGCCGACGCTGACGCTGACCTCGAAAGTCATCGACGGGACCTTCCCCGATTACACCCGCGTCATTCCCTCGGGCAACACCCGCAAGCTCGAAGTCGATGCCGGTGATTTTGCCAAAGCGGTCGACCGCGTCGCCACGGTTTCCAGCGAGCGGTCGCGCGCCGTGAAGCTTGCGCTCGACGAGGACCGGCTGGTCCTTTCGGTCAATGCCCCGGATTCGGGCGCGGCCGAGGAAGAGCTCTCGGTGGCCTATGCCGATGAGCCGCTCGAAATCGGCTTCAACGCGAAATATCTCCATGAGATCGCGAGCCAGATCGAGCGCGAGAATGCGGTCTTCCTCTTCAACGGCTCGGGCGATGCCGCGCTGATCCGCGAAGGCGGCGACACCTCCGCGGTCTATGTCGTCATGCCGATGCGCGTGTGA
- the rpsT gene encoding 30S ribosomal protein S20: protein MANSPQSQKRARQTARRTAVNKSRTSRIRTFLRKVEEALLTGNADAARDALRAAQPELMRGVTKGIVHKNTAARKISRLSARVKALSAA, encoded by the coding sequence ATGGCTAACTCGCCCCAGTCCCAGAAGCGCGCCCGCCAAACCGCGCGCCGCACCGCAGTGAACAAGTCGCGCACCTCGCGCATCCGCACGTTCCTGCGCAAAGTTGAAGAAGCGCTGCTGACCGGTAATGCCGACGCAGCCCGCGACGCCCTGCGCGCCGCTCAGCCCGAGCTGATGCGTGGCGTGACCAAAGGCATCGTCCACAAGAACACCGCTGCCCGTAAGATCTCGCGTCTTTCGGCTCGCGTTAAAGCCCTTTCGGCCGCATAA
- the dnaA gene encoding chromosomal replication initiator protein DnaA — protein sequence MDRIWGQARAELERAVGADSFATWIEPLKLIRLDTDIALIACPTRFLSDWVARHYSSDIMRALETVGNPVQRLSFEVAAMPAERPAAPAPAARPANPARAAIRGEDDLAAPLDSRFTFDNFVVGKPNELAHAAARRVAEGGPVTFNPLFLYGGVGLGKTHLMHAIAREIQIRQPESRVLYLSAEQFMYRFVQALRDRSIMDFKEMFRTVSVLMVDDVQFIAGKDSTQEEFFHTFNALVDQGKQIVISADRAPGEIKDMEERIKSRLSCGLIVDLHPTDYELRLSILQSKTEQFRNTQPDLVMAPGVLEFLAHRITSNVRVLEGALQRLFAFASLMGREITLDMTQECLTDILRSSDRKVSIEEIQRKVAEHYNIRLSDMIGPKRVRTVARPRQIAMYLAKQMTSRSLPEIGRRFGGRDHTTIMHGVKKIEELRGSDRSVAEDLDMLRRLLEA from the coding sequence ATGGACAGGATTTGGGGGCAAGCACGTGCGGAACTCGAAAGAGCGGTGGGAGCCGACAGCTTTGCGACCTGGATCGAGCCGCTAAAGCTCATCCGGCTGGACACGGATATTGCGCTGATTGCCTGCCCGACGCGGTTCCTGTCGGACTGGGTCGCGCGCCACTACAGCAGCGACATCATGCGGGCGCTGGAGACCGTGGGCAATCCTGTGCAGCGCCTCTCCTTCGAGGTCGCGGCCATGCCCGCCGAGCGCCCAGCCGCCCCTGCTCCCGCCGCCCGGCCCGCCAATCCGGCCCGTGCCGCGATCCGGGGCGAGGATGATCTGGCAGCGCCGCTGGACAGCCGCTTCACCTTCGACAATTTCGTGGTCGGCAAGCCGAACGAGCTCGCCCATGCCGCCGCCCGCCGTGTCGCCGAAGGCGGTCCGGTGACCTTCAACCCGCTGTTCCTTTACGGCGGTGTCGGTCTTGGCAAGACCCACCTCATGCACGCGATTGCACGCGAAATCCAAATCCGCCAACCCGAGTCGCGGGTGCTGTACCTGTCGGCCGAGCAATTCATGTATCGCTTCGTTCAGGCGCTTCGCGATCGCTCGATCATGGATTTCAAGGAAATGTTCCGCACCGTCTCGGTCCTGATGGTCGATGACGTGCAATTCATCGCGGGCAAGGATTCGACGCAGGAAGAATTCTTCCACACGTTCAATGCCTTGGTCGATCAGGGCAAGCAAATCGTGATTTCCGCCGACCGTGCGCCGGGCGAGATCAAGGATATGGAAGAGCGGATCAAATCGCGCCTGTCCTGCGGGTTGATCGTCGATCTGCATCCGACCGATTACGAGCTGCGCCTCTCGATCCTGCAATCGAAGACCGAGCAGTTCCGCAACACCCAGCCCGATCTGGTCATGGCGCCGGGCGTGCTCGAATTCCTCGCCCATCGCATCACCTCGAACGTCCGCGTTCTCGAAGGCGCGCTGCAACGGCTCTTTGCCTTCGCAAGCCTGATGGGCCGCGAGATCACGCTGGATATGACGCAGGAATGTCTGACGGACATCCTCCGCTCGTCGGATCGCAAGGTCTCGATCGAGGAAATTCAGCGCAAGGTTGCCGAGCACTATAACATCCGCCTCTCGGATATGATCGGGCCGAAACGCGTGCGCACCGTCGCCCGTCCGCGCCAGATCGCGATGTATCTCGCCAAGCAGATGACCTCGCGCAGCCTGCCCGAAATCGGGCGCCGCTTTGGCGGGCGCGACCATACGACGATCATGCATGGCGTGAAGAAGATCGAAGAGCTGCGCGGCTCGGACCGCAGCGTGGCCGAAGATCTCGACATGCTGCGCCGTCTGCTCGAAGCCTGA